From Bacillus basilensis, a single genomic window includes:
- a CDS encoding glycosyltransferase: protein MRKNPISIIIPIQHNIRVLPEILKACEQLQPLEIILTINGYIDDSIDIAQSYNCKIITLDEPTESNNCYVIGAKKAKGKYLLFLDANYILHPSLLIQFLQPLLDESADVVLNNLDDFFYQKQKPTIEMIWQQVTNHFFHRPDLNVNSLLFPPYAITKEILEAITPEILLNPILAQMKIIKNKFRISNHFKISIPQIPSFPSKQLIRYHLEAIGNWVNILQNPRGNYTDNNRRRDIILELQNGEQRAIPKIITGKEFYSNTYGNKQLSIIIPVQNEEKTIESIIFEVQKLKPLEIIIIVNGSTDKTEELAKNCGATVITYKEALGIDTGRAVGAYFAKGDILLFIDGDFLIPSSDLLPFVQSVQDGTDLALNKLEHYYMYRLPYSIVTACKYAVNLACNRKDLGMGSTIAVPHAFSRKCIDTIGFDSLISPTLSQVKTILSGLHVQKVHSVDVDKINRVRPEKHFSQEGYLSLATQQIIGDHIEAISYLIEQKRNTEYF from the coding sequence ATGCGTAAAAATCCGATTTCTATTATTATTCCTATACAGCATAACATAAGAGTTTTACCTGAAATTTTGAAAGCATGTGAACAACTACAGCCTTTAGAAATTATTCTTACTATTAATGGATATATTGATGATTCCATTGATATTGCACAATCTTACAATTGTAAAATTATCACACTAGACGAACCGACAGAATCAAATAATTGTTATGTAATTGGTGCCAAAAAAGCAAAGGGTAAGTACCTCTTATTTTTAGATGCAAATTACATTCTCCACCCTTCCTTACTTATACAATTTCTTCAACCATTACTAGACGAATCAGCTGACGTAGTATTAAACAATTTAGATGATTTTTTTTATCAAAAGCAAAAGCCCACTATAGAAATGATTTGGCAGCAAGTCACGAATCATTTTTTTCATCGTCCAGATTTAAATGTTAACTCATTATTATTTCCTCCCTATGCAATAACAAAAGAAATTCTTGAAGCCATTACTCCAGAAATTTTATTAAATCCGATATTGGCACAAATGAAAATTATTAAAAATAAATTTCGGATTAGCAATCATTTTAAAATTTCTATACCGCAAATCCCCTCCTTCCCCTCAAAACAACTCATTCGTTACCACCTAGAAGCGATTGGAAATTGGGTAAATATATTACAAAATCCAAGAGGAAACTATACTGATAATAATCGAAGGCGGGATATTATTTTAGAACTTCAAAACGGCGAACAAAGAGCTATACCCAAAATAATTACAGGTAAAGAGTTTTATTCGAATACTTATGGAAATAAACAATTATCTATCATCATCCCTGTTCAAAATGAAGAAAAAACGATAGAATCTATCATTTTTGAGGTGCAGAAATTAAAACCTTTAGAAATCATCATTATTGTTAATGGATCAACAGATAAAACAGAGGAATTGGCGAAGAATTGCGGTGCAACAGTTATTACTTACAAAGAAGCACTCGGCATTGATACCGGACGTGCCGTTGGTGCATATTTTGCAAAAGGTGATATATTATTATTTATTGATGGTGATTTCTTAATTCCTAGTTCTGATTTATTACCATTTGTACAATCTGTTCAAGATGGAACCGATTTAGCTTTAAATAAATTAGAGCACTACTACATGTATCGTCTTCCTTATTCTATCGTGACTGCATGTAAGTATGCTGTCAACTTAGCATGTAATCGAAAAGATTTAGGTATGGGATCCACAATTGCTGTCCCTCATGCTTTTAGTCGAAAATGTATTGATACAATTGGGTTTGATTCACTTATTTCACCAACCTTAAGTCAAGTTAAAACAATTTTATCAGGCTTGCATGTACAAAAAGTCCATTCTGTCGATGTTGACAAGATAAATCGAGTGCGACCAGAAAAACACTTCTCACAGGAAGGCTACCTTTCATTAGCAACACAGCAAATCATTGGTGATCATATAGAAGCAATTTCTTACCTCATCGAACAAAAAAGAAACACTGAATACTTTTAA
- a CDS encoding MoxR family ATPase: MIHKLKENIGSVFIGKDNVIDLLLVSLLADGHVLLEDVPGTGKTLLAKTISKSIGGNFSRVQFTPDVLPSDVTGIEYFNPKTSEFELRIGPVMTNILLADEINRAMPRTQSSLLEAMEERQVTLEKQSTPLPKPFFVIATQNPIESQGTFPLPDAQLDRFLMTISIGYPAPEDELQMMRRFRNDTPLESVTPVISLEDILESQKRVKEIFVSEPVEHYIIKLAHATRNHDYIANGVSPRATLALVRAAQAFAFLGGREYCTPEDIQFLVPSVWNHRIVLSMEGALRTTKNEIMQRILKEVDVPVEIEQT; the protein is encoded by the coding sequence ATGATACATAAATTGAAAGAAAACATAGGATCTGTTTTTATTGGTAAAGACAATGTTATTGATCTATTACTCGTTTCATTGCTTGCTGATGGACATGTACTGCTCGAAGATGTGCCTGGTACGGGGAAAACGTTACTGGCGAAAACCATTTCAAAAAGTATTGGTGGTAATTTTTCTCGCGTCCAATTTACACCGGATGTACTTCCAAGTGATGTAACAGGTATTGAATACTTCAATCCTAAAACCAGCGAATTCGAGTTAAGAATTGGACCAGTTATGACAAACATTTTACTAGCAGATGAAATTAACCGCGCAATGCCTAGAACACAATCCAGTCTGTTAGAAGCGATGGAAGAACGACAAGTGACGCTTGAAAAACAATCGACTCCACTTCCGAAACCATTCTTTGTTATTGCGACGCAAAACCCAATTGAATCACAAGGAACTTTCCCTCTTCCAGATGCACAGCTTGATCGCTTTTTAATGACGATTTCAATCGGTTATCCGGCCCCAGAAGATGAGTTACAAATGATGCGACGTTTTCGTAACGATACACCATTAGAAAGTGTCACCCCTGTTATATCTTTAGAAGATATATTAGAATCACAGAAACGAGTAAAAGAAATTTTCGTATCAGAACCGGTAGAACATTACATTATTAAACTTGCTCATGCTACAAGAAATCATGATTATATCGCTAACGGTGTAAGTCCACGTGCCACACTTGCTTTAGTGCGTGCAGCTCAGGCATTCGCCTTTTTAGGTGGGAGAGAATATTGCACACCAGAAGATATACAATTTTTAGTTCCTTCTGTTTGGAATCACCGTATCGTCTTATCAATGGAAGGCGCATTACGCACGACAAAAAATGAAATCATGCAAAGGATTTTAAAAGAGGTTGACGTACCAGTGGAGATTGAACAAACATGA
- a CDS encoding MFS transporter, with the protein MQQNNDLNFEPQDVNIVNPKQARKAVVATGIGNAMEWFDFGLYAYLAVILSQLFFSGVDNSGLQLVLTFGTFAVAFLVRPIGGVFFGRIGDKYGRKIVLSTTIILMALSTLFIALLPTYEQIGVWAPILLLVARMIQGFSTGGEYSGAMVYIAESSPDKKRGILGSGLEIGTLSGYIAASVIVTILTLLLTDEQMLSWGWRIPFLIAAPIGLVGLYLRRHLDESPIFEEMEKAQEESEDNEQFSFMDIIKYHKKDFLLSTVIVAFFNITNYMILSYIPSYLTQVLKVKETTGLLIISITMALMIPLALYFGKLSDKIGNKRVVQIGLLGLTVFAIPAFLLIGNGHIAAIFAGIFVLGFFLSVYEGTLPSLLPSLFFTDVRYRALSISFNISVSIFGGTTPLVCSYLVHATGNPLAPAFYLAGVSIIGLVVFSVLFVTTSGRALKGSYPTVETKKEAHQIAKEDPEETLWWHEESLEIEAGKNASI; encoded by the coding sequence ATGCAACAAAATAATGATTTGAATTTTGAACCTCAAGACGTTAATATTGTCAATCCTAAACAAGCCAGGAAAGCAGTAGTTGCTACTGGTATAGGGAATGCAATGGAATGGTTTGACTTCGGATTATACGCGTATTTAGCGGTAATTTTAAGTCAATTATTCTTCTCAGGTGTTGATAATAGTGGATTGCAACTTGTACTTACATTCGGTACATTTGCAGTAGCCTTTCTCGTTCGACCAATCGGAGGTGTATTCTTTGGTAGAATAGGAGATAAGTACGGCCGAAAAATCGTGTTAAGTACTACTATTATTTTAATGGCACTTTCTACATTATTCATCGCATTACTACCAACCTATGAACAAATTGGTGTATGGGCACCAATACTACTTTTAGTTGCCCGAATGATTCAAGGCTTCTCTACAGGCGGCGAATATTCAGGTGCAATGGTTTATATCGCAGAATCTTCTCCAGATAAAAAGCGTGGTATACTCGGTAGTGGTCTTGAAATTGGAACACTCTCAGGTTACATTGCTGCATCGGTAATTGTTACCATTTTGACGTTATTGTTAACAGATGAGCAAATGCTCAGCTGGGGCTGGCGTATTCCTTTCTTAATAGCTGCACCAATTGGTTTGGTCGGTTTATATTTACGCCGTCATTTAGATGAATCTCCCATCTTTGAAGAGATGGAAAAAGCACAAGAGGAATCTGAAGACAATGAACAATTTTCATTTATGGATATTATTAAATATCACAAAAAAGACTTCTTATTAAGCACAGTAATTGTCGCCTTCTTTAATATTACGAATTATATGATTCTTTCGTATATTCCTTCTTATCTAACTCAAGTACTTAAAGTCAAAGAAACAACTGGCTTATTAATTATTTCGATTACGATGGCACTTATGATTCCACTAGCACTATATTTCGGTAAATTAAGTGATAAAATTGGTAATAAACGTGTCGTGCAAATTGGTTTACTTGGTTTAACTGTATTTGCAATTCCAGCATTTTTACTAATAGGTAACGGACATATTGCAGCTATATTTGCAGGTATTTTCGTATTAGGTTTCTTCCTAAGTGTATATGAAGGAACATTACCTTCATTATTACCATCACTCTTTTTCACCGATGTACGTTATCGAGCACTTTCGATCTCATTTAATATTTCTGTATCGATATTCGGTGGTACAACACCGCTCGTATGTTCATATTTAGTTCATGCAACGGGTAACCCGCTCGCACCGGCATTTTATTTAGCAGGTGTAAGTATTATTGGATTAGTTGTATTTAGTGTACTATTCGTAACAACATCAGGACGTGCGCTAAAAGGTTCATATCCTACAGTAGAAACGAAGAAAGAAGCACACCAAATCGCTAAAGAAGACCCTGAAGAAACACTTTGGTGGCATGAAGAGTCATTAGAAATTGAAGCAGGGAAAAACGCGTCAATTTAA
- a CDS encoding PadR family transcriptional regulator yields the protein MNTKARKYIPLTEATYYILLSLVKPMHGYGIMQMVEEMTNGEVKLGPGTLYGNTTKLLKEKLIVEVASTDRKKCYELTPLGREVLELEYSRLQRSVRNGNSILGE from the coding sequence ATGAATACGAAAGCGAGAAAATACATTCCTTTAACTGAGGCGACATATTACATACTGTTATCACTAGTGAAACCAATGCACGGCTATGGAATTATGCAAATGGTAGAAGAGATGACAAATGGAGAAGTAAAGCTCGGTCCTGGAACTTTATACGGGAATACGACGAAATTATTAAAAGAGAAATTAATTGTAGAAGTTGCTTCTACAGATAGAAAGAAGTGCTATGAGTTAACGCCACTTGGTAGAGAAGTATTAGAGTTAGAGTATAGTAGGCTGCAGAGATCTGTAAGGAATGGAAATAGTATATTAGGGGAGTGA
- a CDS encoding VOC family protein, with translation MNLKMKYIILYVEKFEECLKFYKDILQLPIKAEHGTYIEFNTGSTILAMNTRQDVKELTGLPLTEGELQSSHFELGFVVENVEETIEQFREQGIKILVEPIVKPWGQTIAYIADPDGNYIEICSSLE, from the coding sequence ATGAATTTAAAAATGAAGTACATCATTTTATACGTAGAAAAGTTTGAAGAATGTTTAAAATTCTATAAAGATATTTTACAGTTACCTATAAAAGCAGAGCACGGTACATATATTGAATTTAATACGGGATCTACAATATTAGCGATGAATACGCGGCAAGACGTGAAAGAATTAACAGGATTACCACTTACAGAAGGCGAGTTACAATCTTCTCATTTTGAATTAGGATTCGTTGTTGAAAATGTAGAAGAAACGATTGAGCAATTTAGAGAACAAGGTATTAAGATTTTAGTTGAACCAATTGTGAAACCGTGGGGACAAACAATTGCATATATTGCCGATCCAGATGGGAATTATATTGAAATTTGCAGTTCATTAGAATAG
- a CDS encoding DUF58 domain-containing protein, whose protein sequence is MNGQRVVTVPLFFQLHIIQLTVPGAILFTFFMPQRIIMFFFFFYYLFAIFIYKYVAYVEKKFQIINEKQTTRLFPNESGQFFIHLKNGANIPLVNGFCYFHLDPSLLPHKDQGIDQISKTLFSFPFSQPAYSAQKWDLALTATKRGVFQIEQFECVLKDPFHLLSVHLPVFDKLRTEIIVYPSPKKVAGLQELQQLLNGSYRTNFSFYNDETSIIGVKRYERESFRSIHWKASAKMQELQAKQYEPVKNYSWTICLSLAADRGFGWKDNIEDLISFTTYIFQYATKHQIPFELFISVLAEGGPLHLPLNEGQTHYAKALEELARISDDSTLIPKQGFLHYTNRKGERSSTMIYIGLQKNDLSLLSQPTFLINNEGMVEKLENLALSR, encoded by the coding sequence ATGAATGGACAGCGCGTTGTAACAGTACCTTTATTTTTTCAACTTCATATTATTCAACTAACTGTACCAGGCGCTATACTATTTACGTTTTTTATGCCGCAACGAATCATTATGTTTTTCTTTTTCTTCTATTATTTATTTGCAATTTTCATTTATAAATATGTCGCTTACGTTGAGAAAAAATTTCAAATTATAAATGAGAAACAAACAACTCGGCTTTTCCCTAATGAATCTGGACAGTTTTTTATTCATTTAAAAAATGGAGCAAATATACCACTCGTTAATGGTTTTTGTTATTTTCATTTAGACCCATCCCTACTACCGCATAAAGATCAAGGGATTGATCAAATATCAAAAACGCTATTCTCTTTCCCATTTTCACAACCTGCATACTCGGCACAAAAATGGGATTTAGCATTAACCGCAACGAAGCGTGGTGTGTTCCAAATTGAACAATTCGAATGTGTCTTAAAAGATCCTTTTCATTTATTATCTGTACATCTACCTGTATTTGATAAATTAAGAACTGAAATTATTGTGTATCCATCACCTAAAAAAGTGGCAGGTTTGCAAGAACTTCAGCAACTTTTAAATGGTTCTTATCGAACGAATTTTTCTTTTTATAATGATGAAACATCTATTATCGGTGTTAAACGATATGAACGTGAATCTTTCCGTTCAATTCATTGGAAAGCCTCTGCTAAAATGCAGGAGTTACAGGCAAAGCAATATGAACCTGTAAAAAATTATAGTTGGACGATTTGTCTTTCTTTAGCTGCTGATCGCGGGTTTGGTTGGAAAGATAATATAGAAGATCTTATTTCATTTACAACATACATTTTCCAATACGCAACGAAACATCAAATACCGTTTGAATTATTTATTAGTGTATTAGCAGAAGGTGGTCCTCTGCACTTACCATTAAATGAAGGACAAACACATTACGCAAAAGCTTTAGAAGAATTGGCACGTATTTCAGACGATAGCACATTAATTCCGAAACAAGGATTTCTCCATTATACAAATAGAAAAGGAGAACGATCGTCTACAATGATTTACATTGGCTTGCAAAAGAATGACCTCTCTCTTCTATCGCAACCTACGTTTCTCATAAATAACGAAGGGATGGTGGAAAAGCTTGAAAACTTGGCTCTATCACGTTAA
- a CDS encoding DUF2812 domain-containing protein — METKRVFKFFTAWNLEKEEAFLRKMHQQGWALQKYNLMYTFQKTEPKDVIYKADFRLVYRDSKEQQQEYFEIYEMSGWKRVTSFTRWNYFCKEVEEVNELPDIYSEKETRIQKLNELLLFLVIISASILPSMYNLFISPMESRVPIWAKAITGLSGCMWMYFFIRLTWKIKKLKSEIL, encoded by the coding sequence ATGGAGACAAAAAGGGTATTCAAGTTTTTTACGGCATGGAATTTAGAAAAAGAAGAAGCTTTTTTACGAAAGATGCATCAGCAAGGTTGGGCATTACAAAAATATAATTTAATGTATACGTTTCAGAAAACGGAGCCAAAAGATGTAATATACAAAGCTGATTTTAGATTGGTTTATAGAGATTCGAAAGAACAACAACAAGAGTATTTCGAAATATACGAAATGTCAGGTTGGAAACGCGTAACAAGTTTCACAAGATGGAATTATTTTTGTAAAGAAGTAGAAGAGGTAAATGAATTGCCTGATATTTACTCAGAAAAGGAGACGAGGATACAAAAACTAAATGAATTATTACTATTTCTTGTTATTATATCAGCAAGTATATTACCATCGATGTATAATCTATTTATAAGTCCGATGGAATCAAGAGTGCCAATTTGGGCGAAAGCTATAACAGGTCTTTCAGGTTGTATGTGGATGTACTTCTTTATAAGACTCACTTGGAAAATCAAGAAATTAAAAAGTGAAATATTATAA
- a CDS encoding DUF4018 domain-containing protein: MKTWLYHVNDFILLLLLSLLTERDELIAVAIFLATGYIGLFLLHKFMKKKTKGFVILLITQIIGCSFILPFSLFGTIILPLFFFIVHVVGPGYPVQKSLGGIIWFGVSAIFYAPFPPLWKLLLLVIHIMITFWLTGANRNQQLLRFTSIITIGVMSIIIVQVFPFIRLIFSFIIEVVALGVGYVINPFLIAAELKDTEGIWASKGHLLKPQIDKNGEKPPDFDPTLINSMTIIACAAIAIYVVWKIVKKRKHLSLPNMSAFESTIIIDKEGMSQKRFKRNKPPHNEIRKEIFKLESKLTPPLNRKRGETVEAWLERINSEEDVNIESHIIINAYNTVRYSNEENTVLLHEFKEEVHKLYVYQKSLKKRKK, encoded by the coding sequence TTGAAAACTTGGCTCTATCACGTTAATGACTTTATTCTGCTGCTCCTCCTTTCGTTATTAACTGAAAGGGACGAATTAATTGCTGTTGCTATATTTTTAGCAACAGGCTATATAGGATTATTTCTTCTTCATAAATTTATGAAGAAAAAAACGAAAGGTTTTGTCATACTGTTAATAACTCAAATAATCGGTTGTTCTTTCATTCTCCCTTTCTCTTTATTTGGCACAATTATATTACCGCTTTTCTTCTTTATCGTACACGTAGTCGGACCTGGGTATCCAGTTCAAAAATCGTTAGGCGGCATTATATGGTTTGGTGTTTCGGCTATATTTTATGCGCCTTTTCCACCGTTATGGAAACTGTTACTATTAGTTATACACATTATGATTACATTTTGGTTAACCGGGGCAAATCGGAATCAACAGTTATTACGTTTCACTTCAATCATTACAATTGGTGTAATGAGTATAATAATCGTTCAAGTGTTTCCTTTTATTCGTCTTATTTTTAGTTTTATTATAGAAGTAGTCGCATTAGGGGTTGGTTATGTTATAAATCCATTTCTCATAGCAGCTGAATTAAAAGATACTGAAGGGATATGGGCAAGTAAAGGGCATCTCTTAAAACCTCAAATTGACAAAAATGGAGAAAAACCTCCTGATTTTGATCCAACCCTTATAAATAGCATGACCATAATAGCCTGTGCAGCCATTGCTATTTATGTCGTTTGGAAAATAGTAAAAAAACGAAAACATTTAAGTTTACCAAATATGTCTGCCTTCGAATCTACTATTATCATTGATAAAGAAGGAATGAGCCAAAAACGTTTTAAAAGGAACAAACCGCCACATAACGAAATTCGAAAAGAAATTTTTAAGCTTGAGAGTAAGTTAACTCCTCCTTTAAATAGAAAGCGTGGAGAAACTGTTGAGGCCTGGTTAGAAAGAATAAATAGTGAAGAAGATGTAAATATTGAGAGTCATATTATTATAAATGCTTATAATACAGTGCGTTATTCTAATGAGGAAAACACCGTACTTTTGCATGAATTTAAGGAAGAAGTTCATAAACTTTACGTGTATCAGAAGAGTTTGAAGAAACGAAAGAAATAA